One stretch of Chitinophaga pendula DNA includes these proteins:
- a CDS encoding MFS transporter, producing MNATIVGKYRWRICALLFLATTINYLDRQVIGLLKPILEKEFNWTETDYGNIVMAFSACYAIGLLFFGRIVDRIGTKMGYTVSIIIWSVAAMVHALAKTTLGFGFARALLGLGEAGNFPAAIKSVAEWFPKKERALATGIFNSGANIGAVVAPAVVPWLAGNYGWQEAFIWTGIVGFIWLVFWLVMYEIPARHKKLSKEEYDFIHSDNELELKPEEPKQKVSWGKLLSIRQTWAFVFGKMLTDPIWWFFLFWLPSYFSTTFHLDLKKPNPQLIIVYTATTIGSIGGGYLSSWLIERGWPVFRSRKISMLIFAICVIPIMAAQYATNVWGVVALISLAAAAHQAWSANIFTTASDMFPKYAVSSVVGIGGMAGSVGGILFPLLVGALLDHYKGLGNIGTGYNILFTICGCMYILAWFVMHLFAPKMEQVKI from the coding sequence ATGAATGCCACAATAGTCGGAAAATACCGCTGGCGCATATGTGCACTACTGTTCCTCGCCACCACCATTAATTATCTCGACCGGCAGGTGATCGGTCTCCTGAAACCTATACTGGAAAAGGAATTCAACTGGACAGAAACTGACTATGGCAATATCGTCATGGCCTTCTCTGCCTGCTATGCCATCGGCCTCCTCTTCTTCGGACGAATCGTCGATCGTATCGGTACAAAAATGGGATACACCGTATCCATCATCATCTGGAGCGTCGCCGCAATGGTACATGCCCTGGCTAAAACAACCCTCGGTTTCGGTTTCGCCCGTGCCTTGCTGGGACTGGGCGAAGCGGGTAACTTCCCGGCCGCCATCAAATCAGTAGCAGAATGGTTCCCTAAAAAGGAAAGAGCACTCGCCACAGGTATCTTCAACTCCGGCGCCAATATAGGTGCCGTAGTAGCTCCCGCAGTAGTACCCTGGCTGGCAGGTAACTACGGCTGGCAGGAAGCTTTCATCTGGACAGGTATCGTCGGCTTTATCTGGCTCGTATTCTGGTTGGTAATGTACGAGATCCCCGCCCGACATAAAAAGTTGTCAAAAGAAGAATACGACTTCATTCACAGCGATAACGAATTGGAATTAAAACCCGAAGAACCCAAACAAAAAGTATCCTGGGGTAAACTGCTTTCTATCCGCCAAACCTGGGCCTTCGTATTCGGCAAAATGCTCACCGATCCCATATGGTGGTTCTTCCTCTTCTGGTTACCTTCCTACTTCTCCACCACATTTCACCTCGACCTGAAGAAACCAAACCCTCAGCTCATCATCGTATATACCGCCACCACCATAGGTAGCATCGGCGGGGGATACCTCTCCTCCTGGTTGATAGAAAGAGGATGGCCCGTATTCCGCTCCCGTAAGATATCCATGCTCATATTCGCTATCTGCGTAATCCCCATCATGGCCGCACAGTATGCTACCAACGTATGGGGAGTAGTTGCATTGATCAGCCTCGCAGCAGCAGCACACCAGGCATGGTCCGCTAATATCTTCACCACCGCCTCAGACATGTTCCCGAAATATGCAGTAAGCTCTGTAGTAGGTATCGGCGGTATGGCAGGCTCTGTCGGTGGTATCCTGTTCCCATTACTGGTAGGCGCCCTCCTGGATCACTACAAAGGTCTCGGCAACATCGGCACTGGTTATAACATCCTCTTTACCATCTGCGGATGCATGTATATCCTAGCCTGGTTCGTCATGCACCTCTTCGCTCCCAAGATGGAACAGGTGAAAATATAA
- a CDS encoding UxaA family hydrolase, whose protein sequence is MNTYLQIHPDDNVLVALQDLRAGAIIPFNGSSIELTTDIPAKHKFPISALRTGDPVVMYGVLVGKATQAIASGEKITTTNIQHEANSFHEKDSNIQWQAPDVSQWRDRTFMGYQREDGQVGTRNFWLVIPLVFCENRNVTVIKTAFEKGLGFAPTEVYNEQVEDLVALYKRGDMEALRGYEASRASAASKRHTIFPNIDGIKFLTHEGGCGGTRQDSDALCALLAGYIHHPNVAGATVLSLGCQHAQVSILMQSVKRLNPTFNKPVLVFEQQKSASEFAMLSNAIKETFLSLVEVNKQTRQPSPLSKLVIGLECGGSDGFSGISANPAVGHTSDLLVALGGTSILSEFPELCGVEQELINRCTSTEISDKFIRIMRAYETQARSVGSGFYMNPSPGNIKDGLITDAIKSAGAAKKGGTSPVTDVLDYTEYATKPGLNLLCTPGNDVESTSAEVGSGANIVLFTTGLGTPTGNPIAPVLKLSTNTRLAQRMPDIIDINTGTIISGEHSIAEMGEHILEMVIKTASGEMLTKAEQLRQDDFIPWKRGVSL, encoded by the coding sequence ATGAATACGTATTTACAGATACATCCGGATGATAATGTGTTGGTAGCATTACAGGATCTTCGGGCAGGTGCTATCATACCATTTAATGGCTCATCGATTGAACTTACGACAGATATTCCAGCGAAACATAAATTTCCCATATCGGCATTGCGCACGGGTGATCCTGTTGTGATGTATGGTGTATTGGTGGGTAAGGCGACGCAGGCGATAGCGAGCGGGGAAAAAATCACGACGACCAATATACAGCACGAGGCGAATTCCTTTCATGAGAAGGACAGTAATATTCAGTGGCAGGCACCGGACGTGAGCCAGTGGCGGGATCGTACATTTATGGGATACCAGCGGGAGGACGGGCAGGTCGGCACCCGTAATTTCTGGTTAGTGATACCCTTGGTATTTTGTGAGAACCGGAATGTGACGGTGATCAAGACGGCTTTTGAGAAGGGGCTTGGATTTGCGCCTACGGAGGTATATAACGAGCAGGTGGAAGACCTGGTTGCGTTGTATAAGCGCGGGGATATGGAGGCGCTGCGAGGTTATGAGGCCAGCCGGGCGAGTGCAGCTAGTAAGCGGCATACGATCTTTCCTAATATTGACGGTATAAAATTTCTGACACATGAAGGTGGTTGTGGCGGTACGCGCCAGGATTCTGATGCTCTATGCGCGTTGCTGGCCGGGTATATACATCATCCGAATGTGGCGGGGGCGACGGTACTTAGTTTGGGTTGTCAGCACGCACAGGTTTCCATATTAATGCAATCGGTGAAGCGTCTTAATCCCACGTTTAATAAACCGGTATTGGTATTTGAGCAACAGAAGAGTGCATCTGAGTTTGCGATGTTAAGTAATGCTATTAAGGAGACGTTCCTTTCATTGGTAGAGGTGAACAAGCAGACCCGTCAGCCGAGTCCCTTGTCTAAACTGGTGATTGGTCTGGAGTGCGGGGGATCTGATGGATTTTCGGGTATTTCTGCGAATCCGGCGGTAGGACATACTTCTGATTTGCTGGTGGCATTGGGAGGTACATCTATCCTATCTGAATTTCCGGAGTTGTGCGGTGTGGAGCAGGAGCTGATCAACCGATGTACGAGCACGGAGATATCTGACAAATTTATCCGGATCATGCGGGCATATGAGACACAGGCACGGTCTGTGGGTAGTGGTTTTTATATGAATCCTTCTCCCGGAAATATCAAGGATGGGCTGATCACTGATGCGATCAAATCTGCCGGTGCGGCCAAGAAGGGAGGTACATCTCCTGTTACTGACGTGCTTGACTATACGGAATATGCGACTAAACCCGGTCTCAACTTGCTTTGTACGCCTGGTAATGATGTGGAGTCTACTTCTGCGGAGGTAGGTTCTGGTGCTAATATTGTTCTTTTTACCACGGGTTTGGGTACCCCTACGGGCAATCCTATTGCTCCTGTGCTGAAGTTGTCCACTAATACGCGTCTGGCGCAGCGCATGCCGGATATTATCGATATTAACACGGGTACGATCATCAGTGGGGAACACAGTATTGCGGAGATGGGGGAACACATCCTTGAGATGGTGATCAAAACTGCCAGCGGTGAAATGTTGACAAAAGCGGAGCAGTTGCGCCAGGATGATTTCATTCCGTGGAAGCGAGGTGTAAGTCTATAG
- the kduI gene encoding 5-dehydro-4-deoxy-D-glucuronate isomerase: MKAETRYASSPEEVKRWSTEESRKALLIDSLFEKDTVQLVYSHYDRFITGGVMPVDQEIILTPVEQLKASYFLERRELGIINVGGHGSVSVDGEVFELEYKEALYIGRGKQEIIFRSKEKNAPAKFYLNSTPAHREYPTRHITRKEAEIVTLGAQETANHRTINKLLVSSVLPTCQLQMGMTELHTGNIWNTMPAHTHDRRMEVYFYFEIPQGQSVCHFWGQPQETRHIWMQNEQAVISPPWSIHSGAGTSNYTFIWGMAGENLDYGDMDVCAINELR, encoded by the coding sequence ATGAAAGCAGAAACCAGATACGCCAGCAGTCCCGAAGAAGTAAAAAGATGGTCCACAGAAGAATCTAGGAAAGCACTACTGATCGACAGCTTGTTTGAAAAAGATACCGTACAGCTGGTATATAGCCACTATGACCGGTTTATCACCGGTGGCGTAATGCCTGTAGATCAGGAAATAATACTCACTCCTGTCGAGCAACTGAAAGCATCCTACTTCCTCGAAAGAAGAGAACTCGGCATTATCAATGTCGGTGGCCACGGCTCCGTATCAGTAGATGGAGAAGTATTCGAATTGGAATATAAAGAAGCCTTGTACATCGGCAGGGGTAAACAAGAGATCATCTTCCGCAGCAAAGAAAAGAACGCGCCGGCAAAGTTCTACCTGAATTCCACCCCCGCGCACCGCGAATATCCAACCCGGCACATCACCCGTAAAGAGGCCGAAATTGTAACACTGGGCGCACAGGAAACCGCCAACCATCGTACGATCAATAAATTACTGGTCAGCTCCGTATTGCCAACCTGCCAACTGCAAATGGGAATGACCGAACTGCATACCGGCAATATATGGAATACCATGCCCGCTCATACCCACGACCGTAGGATGGAAGTCTATTTCTATTTCGAAATACCACAAGGCCAGTCTGTCTGCCACTTCTGGGGGCAGCCACAGGAAACACGCCATATATGGATGCAGAATGAACAAGCCGTGATATCCCCACCCTGGTCCATCCACTCAGGCGCCGGTACCAGCAATTATACCTTCATCTGGGGAATGGCTGGCGAAAACCTCGACTACGGAGATATGGACGTATGTGCCATCAACGAACTCAGATAA
- a CDS encoding DUF4861 domain-containing protein: MKKIILAFACCSITWLTSQQLVQAAPNKQQILSVEKTAISISNPADVAREEEVVEIPAAAFGNKWEPLAKAPFRIINKQTGKEIPYQLITLGQPAPVALLVQVSLPAKSAITLSIQPGQPAKVKSRTFGRFVPERKDDFAWENDRVVFRMYGPALENFPKENAHGIDFWSKRTSDLVVDNWYKLDNYHHDNGQGLDYYKVGFTLGAGDNAPFVGDSINFSRKYKTYKVLDNGPLRTTFQLIYDTWKAGNTTVSATKTISLDAGSQLNKMSVQYVFNGDKLPVVAGIVKREEPGAVLLDEKQGVLGYWEPQHGEDGTSGIGCVFPAAVPGMLVTSQHLLAKAKATAGEPFVYYFGAAWDKAGRIKNEQQWFTYLQQFARKIQQPLTVKVQ, from the coding sequence ATGAAAAAGATTATCCTGGCATTTGCTTGCTGCAGCATCACCTGGCTGACCTCACAACAGCTAGTACAAGCGGCGCCAAATAAACAACAGATTTTAAGTGTTGAAAAGACAGCTATCAGTATCAGCAACCCGGCCGACGTCGCCCGCGAAGAAGAAGTGGTAGAAATACCAGCGGCAGCATTCGGCAACAAATGGGAGCCCCTCGCTAAAGCACCCTTCCGTATCATTAATAAACAAACAGGGAAAGAGATACCATATCAACTGATCACCCTGGGACAACCAGCGCCGGTAGCACTGCTGGTACAGGTATCCCTGCCCGCAAAGAGCGCCATTACCCTGAGCATCCAACCCGGACAACCGGCCAAAGTCAAATCCCGTACTTTCGGCCGTTTCGTACCCGAACGCAAAGACGACTTCGCCTGGGAAAACGATCGCGTAGTATTCCGCATGTACGGCCCGGCCCTCGAAAACTTCCCTAAAGAAAATGCCCATGGCATCGACTTCTGGAGCAAACGTACCAGCGACCTTGTAGTAGACAACTGGTACAAATTGGACAATTATCACCACGATAATGGACAAGGCCTCGATTATTATAAAGTAGGATTCACCCTCGGAGCTGGTGATAATGCGCCTTTCGTAGGAGACTCCATCAACTTCTCCAGGAAATATAAAACCTACAAGGTACTGGATAATGGCCCCCTGCGCACCACCTTTCAATTGATATACGATACCTGGAAGGCGGGTAATACCACCGTATCAGCGACGAAGACCATCTCACTGGATGCCGGCTCCCAACTCAACAAAATGTCCGTACAGTATGTATTCAATGGCGATAAATTGCCGGTAGTGGCAGGTATCGTTAAAAGAGAAGAACCTGGGGCCGTCCTGCTCGACGAAAAACAAGGCGTACTGGGATATTGGGAACCCCAACATGGAGAAGATGGTACCTCAGGTATAGGCTGCGTATTCCCTGCTGCTGTACCAGGCATGTTAGTGACCTCCCAACACCTGCTGGCAAAAGCAAAAGCAACCGCCGGCGAACCTTTCGTATATTACTTCGGAGCAGCCTGGGACAAAGCCGGTCGCATCAAAAATGAACAGCAGTGGTTTACCTACCTGCAACAGTTCGCCCGGAAAATACAACAGCCGCTTACCGTGAAAGTGCAATAA
- the kduD gene encoding 2-dehydro-3-deoxy-D-gluconate 5-dehydrogenase KduD codes for MINMFSLEGKTAVVTGCKRGIGKAMAVALAEAGANIIGVSASLEKEGSEVEKEVIAAGRKFYGFQCDFGNRDALYKFIKEINDGFPVIDILVNNAGTILRKPAAEHPDEYWDEVININLNAQFILTREIGKTMIAHGKGKIIFTASLLTFQGGINVPGYAASKGAVGSLVKAFANEWAAKGINVNAIAPGYIATDNTSALRADEKRSSSILERIPAGRWGQPEDFKGPVVFLASDAADYVHGTILTVDGGWMGR; via the coding sequence ATGATCAATATGTTCAGCCTCGAGGGAAAGACCGCGGTCGTTACCGGATGCAAACGGGGAATAGGCAAAGCAATGGCAGTCGCCCTCGCAGAAGCAGGCGCCAATATAATAGGAGTCTCCGCTTCCCTCGAAAAAGAAGGGAGCGAGGTGGAAAAAGAAGTCATCGCCGCCGGAAGAAAATTCTATGGCTTTCAATGCGACTTTGGAAATCGGGATGCTTTGTATAAATTTATCAAGGAGATAAATGACGGATTCCCGGTCATAGATATCCTGGTAAACAATGCCGGCACCATTCTTCGTAAGCCTGCCGCAGAACATCCGGATGAATATTGGGACGAAGTGATCAATATCAACCTCAACGCCCAATTTATCCTGACAAGAGAAATTGGCAAAACAATGATTGCACATGGAAAGGGAAAGATTATTTTTACAGCATCACTGCTTACCTTCCAGGGTGGGATCAACGTACCGGGATATGCTGCCAGCAAAGGAGCAGTAGGATCCCTGGTAAAAGCTTTCGCAAATGAATGGGCCGCTAAAGGTATTAATGTCAATGCTATCGCACCTGGCTACATAGCCACCGACAATACCTCGGCGTTGCGGGCAGACGAAAAAAGAAGCAGCAGCATTCTCGAACGTATACCCGCCGGCCGCTGGGGGCAACCCGAAGATTTCAAAGGCCCGGTAGTATTCCTGGCTTCTGATGCCGCAGATTATGTCCATGGCACTATATTAACCGTAGATGGAGGATGGATGGGAAGATAA
- a CDS encoding LacI family DNA-binding transcriptional regulator, with protein MNKKSEKTIVDIAQELQLSVSTVSRALNDHPNISARTKEKVKKMARKLGYRPNALAAGLRSNKSKTIGLVVPRISMFFPAAISTIIQNKLQEHGYNLIICQSNDSYEQEVALVNTLYSARVDAVAVSTTLHTTDFSHFDVFTQHNIPLVFFDRVPKDYNVKVIKGDDYLGGYTATEHLIDKGCKDIVHISGPLSCNLYVERVAGYKAALQKHKLPFKKSRVFYQELTRDNAWQVCEKIFAQPPYPDGVFAANDTTAITILEYCRTIDIKVPEQLKIVGYSNDPRTEIVTPPITSVDQHPSLMGERVVAALIELIQSPASGPSKYTQEIIPTQLIERLSSAAATPVKQPAKKKAK; from the coding sequence ATGAACAAAAAATCAGAAAAAACGATCGTAGACATCGCACAAGAACTGCAACTATCAGTATCTACCGTATCAAGAGCGTTGAACGATCATCCCAACATCAGTGCCCGAACGAAAGAGAAAGTAAAAAAAATGGCACGCAAACTGGGATATCGCCCAAATGCATTGGCAGCCGGCCTGCGTAGCAATAAAAGCAAAACAATAGGCCTGGTAGTACCTCGCATTTCCATGTTCTTCCCCGCAGCAATCAGTACCATCATACAAAACAAACTGCAGGAGCATGGCTATAACCTGATCATCTGCCAGTCCAACGACTCTTACGAACAGGAAGTAGCATTGGTCAACACCCTCTACTCCGCTCGTGTAGATGCTGTCGCTGTCTCCACCACCTTGCATACCACCGACTTTTCCCATTTTGACGTGTTCACACAACACAATATCCCCCTCGTGTTCTTCGATCGCGTACCTAAAGACTATAATGTAAAGGTTATAAAAGGCGACGACTACCTCGGTGGATATACCGCTACCGAACACCTCATCGATAAAGGATGCAAAGATATCGTACATATCTCCGGTCCCCTGTCCTGTAACCTCTATGTCGAACGCGTGGCCGGATACAAGGCCGCCCTCCAGAAACATAAATTACCCTTCAAAAAATCCAGGGTATTTTATCAGGAATTAACAAGGGACAACGCCTGGCAGGTATGTGAAAAAATATTCGCACAACCGCCATACCCGGATGGCGTCTTCGCTGCCAACGATACCACCGCTATCACGATACTGGAGTATTGCCGTACCATAGATATCAAAGTACCGGAACAATTAAAGATCGTAGGATACTCCAATGACCCGCGTACTGAGATCGTAACACCCCCCATCACGTCCGTAGATCAACATCCATCACTGATGGGAGAAAGAGTCGTTGCTGCACTCATAGAACTGATCCAGTCACCAGCCTCCGGCCCGTCTAAGTATACACAGGAAATTATTCCTACACAGCTGATCGAACGATTATCTTCCGCCGCCGCCACACCCGTGAAACAACCGGCTAAGAAGAAAGCCAAATAG
- a CDS encoding glycoside hydrolase family 88 protein — protein MKKLTLIACHLLLAGMITQSQAQQKMSRREIIKLADKTLSFAGEQYKRMATTVPDSLLPRTTNPKDGSLVTAKSNWWTCGFYPGTLWLLYEFSKDEALKKEALKRLAVVEKEQYNKGTHDLGFMMYCSFGNALRITKDQRYKDVLVTSARTLSTRFNPTVGCIKSWDHGQFTFPVIIDNMMNLELLTWATRTTGDTSFKHIATTHANTTIKNHFRKDYSSYHVIDYDPKTGAVLQKKTHQGAADSSAWSRGQAWGLYGYTMMYRETKDKAYLEQARHIADYMLNHPRMPKDLIPYYDYDAPGIPNVPRDASAAAVMASALLELSRYTSGTDTKRYWNAAEQVLINLASPAYLAKAGENNNFILMHSTGSFPHNSEVDVPLTYADYYFVEALLRYKQWAK, from the coding sequence ATGAAAAAACTAACACTGATCGCATGCCACCTCCTGCTAGCAGGAATGATCACACAGTCGCAGGCACAACAGAAAATGAGCCGCCGGGAAATCATAAAACTGGCAGATAAAACATTGTCCTTCGCCGGAGAACAATACAAACGCATGGCCACCACCGTACCAGATAGCCTGTTACCCAGAACGACCAATCCCAAAGATGGTAGCCTGGTAACCGCCAAATCCAACTGGTGGACGTGTGGCTTCTACCCAGGTACCCTCTGGCTGCTCTATGAATTCTCCAAAGATGAAGCGTTGAAAAAAGAAGCACTCAAACGCCTGGCCGTTGTGGAAAAAGAACAGTATAATAAAGGAACACACGACCTGGGCTTTATGATGTATTGCAGCTTTGGCAATGCCCTCCGCATCACCAAAGACCAGCGATATAAAGACGTCCTGGTTACCAGCGCCCGCACACTGTCAACCCGCTTTAACCCAACGGTCGGATGTATCAAATCCTGGGACCATGGACAATTCACATTCCCTGTTATCATCGATAACATGATGAACCTCGAATTGCTCACCTGGGCCACCCGCACCACCGGCGATACTTCGTTTAAACATATCGCCACCACCCACGCCAATACAACGATCAAAAACCACTTCCGCAAAGATTACAGCTCCTATCACGTCATCGATTATGATCCGAAAACAGGTGCCGTACTCCAGAAAAAAACTCACCAGGGAGCAGCAGATAGCTCCGCCTGGTCAAGAGGACAAGCCTGGGGCCTATATGGATACACCATGATGTACCGGGAAACCAAAGACAAGGCCTACCTGGAGCAAGCCCGCCATATCGCCGACTATATGCTCAATCATCCCAGGATGCCTAAAGACCTCATACCTTACTACGATTATGATGCACCTGGCATCCCTAATGTTCCCCGCGATGCATCCGCTGCCGCTGTAATGGCCTCCGCATTGCTCGAATTGAGCCGCTATACCAGCGGTACAGACACCAAACGCTATTGGAACGCCGCCGAACAGGTACTGATCAACCTCGCCAGCCCCGCTTATCTCGCAAAGGCCGGAGAAAATAATAACTTTATACTAATGCATAGCACCGGTTCCTTCCCCCACAATTCAGAGGTAGACGTACCGCTGACCTATGCCGATTACTATTTTGTAGAAGCGCTCCTGCGATATAAGCAATGGGCGAAATAA
- a CDS encoding DUF2264 domain-containing protein — MDRRNFLKAIPVAGVVSTIPATADWWSTPPTITADPASAAGKDRSYWAALLQQIATPVLEHLAKGQLKQWMPTEKAPQYAKTVEKVTYLEAFGRTMAGIAPWLELGPDNTAEGNVRAQLIKYALAATTQATNPASPDYMDWSGQHDAQPLVDAAFLAHAFIRAPQQLWQPLPPEVKSSVINAFKTLRQIKPGYNNWLLFAAMIEIALLNFGEAWDPMRVDFAVKKHQEWYKGDGVYGDGQDFHFDYYNGFVIQPMLVDILRILAEKGKGTKAGYDEAVRRMQRYSVIQERLISPEGTFPVVGRSMTYRNAAFQPLVQLALQEQLPPEITPGQVRAALTAVIKRIFETPGTFDKKGWLQLGFCGHQPEIADIYTSTGSLYLCTTGFLALGLPPAHNFWTSPAKPWTAQLAWSGKTIQKDHAL, encoded by the coding sequence TTGGATAGAAGGAACTTTTTAAAAGCAATACCAGTGGCCGGCGTGGTGAGTACCATACCGGCCACTGCCGATTGGTGGAGTACACCGCCCACAATTACAGCAGATCCAGCATCCGCCGCCGGGAAAGATCGATCCTACTGGGCAGCCTTACTGCAGCAGATCGCAACTCCAGTCCTCGAACACCTGGCCAAAGGACAGCTCAAGCAATGGATGCCAACGGAAAAAGCTCCCCAATACGCAAAAACGGTAGAGAAAGTGACCTACCTGGAAGCATTCGGACGCACCATGGCGGGTATCGCTCCCTGGCTGGAACTAGGCCCTGACAATACTGCCGAAGGAAACGTAAGGGCGCAACTGATCAAATACGCATTGGCAGCCACTACACAAGCTACCAATCCCGCTTCCCCCGATTATATGGATTGGTCCGGCCAACATGACGCACAACCGCTGGTAGATGCAGCCTTCCTCGCCCATGCCTTCATTCGCGCACCCCAACAACTATGGCAACCACTGCCACCAGAAGTGAAATCAAGCGTGATCAATGCCTTTAAAACACTTCGGCAGATAAAACCAGGCTACAACAATTGGTTGCTGTTTGCCGCCATGATAGAAATCGCACTACTCAATTTCGGTGAAGCCTGGGACCCTATGAGAGTAGATTTTGCTGTCAAAAAACACCAGGAATGGTACAAAGGAGATGGCGTGTACGGCGATGGACAGGATTTTCATTTCGACTACTATAACGGTTTTGTCATACAGCCAATGCTGGTAGATATCCTACGTATCCTGGCAGAAAAAGGAAAAGGAACAAAAGCAGGGTACGACGAAGCCGTCCGTCGCATGCAACGATACAGCGTTATACAGGAACGTCTCATATCCCCAGAAGGTACCTTCCCCGTGGTCGGCCGCTCAATGACCTACAGAAACGCAGCCTTTCAACCACTGGTACAACTGGCATTGCAGGAGCAGCTACCGCCGGAAATCACACCGGGACAAGTGCGTGCCGCACTCACCGCAGTCATAAAAAGGATATTCGAAACACCGGGCACCTTCGATAAAAAAGGCTGGCTCCAATTAGGCTTCTGCGGACACCAACCCGAAATAGCCGATATATATACTTCTACCGGTAGCTTATACCTCTGTACCACCGGCTTTCTGGCCTTGGGATTACCTCCGGCTCACAACTTCTGGACCTCACCCGCAAAACCCTGGACAGCCCAGTTAGCCTGGTCAGGCAAAACAATACAGAAAGATCATGCCCTGTAA
- a CDS encoding response regulator transcription factor: MSTRKTKYSIAIADDHVLVRKALSRLINTFNDYFILFEANNGEEVIKIINSREMQLPDILILDVNMPGMNGYDTAVWINEHYPQIRIMALSMLNDESVIIKMLKSGAKGYIMKNVEPEDLKEAFDSLIKKDFYLPDYISGKLISGLQKDVLSLSEKIELTTKEKYFLQLLCSELSYKEIAQKMFVSPRTIDDYKSSLCEKLKVKTRVGLVIFGIKYGLVDLSSQG, translated from the coding sequence ATGAGCACCCGGAAAACGAAATATAGCATAGCCATAGCAGACGACCACGTCCTAGTAAGAAAGGCCCTAAGCAGATTAATTAATACATTCAATGACTATTTCATCCTATTTGAAGCCAATAACGGAGAAGAAGTAATCAAGATCATTAACAGCCGTGAGATGCAGTTGCCCGATATCCTTATCCTGGATGTAAACATGCCAGGCATGAATGGATATGATACCGCGGTCTGGATCAATGAGCATTATCCGCAGATCCGTATCATGGCATTGTCTATGCTTAACGATGAATCTGTGATTATCAAGATGTTGAAATCCGGTGCTAAAGGCTATATTATGAAGAATGTGGAGCCGGAAGATCTGAAAGAGGCCTTTGATTCCCTGATCAAAAAGGATTTTTACCTTCCTGACTATATATCTGGTAAGCTGATCTCTGGTTTGCAGAAAGATGTATTATCGTTGAGTGAGAAGATCGAGCTGACCACGAAGGAGAAATATTTCCTGCAGTTGTTGTGTTCTGAGTTATCGTATAAGGAGATAGCGCAGAAGATGTTTGTAAGTCCGCGTACTATTGACGATTATAAGAGCAGTCTTTGTGAGAAGTTGAAGGTAAAAACGAGAGTGGGACTGGTTATTTTTGGTATTAAATACGGGTTGGTAGACCTTAGCAGTCAGGGTTAA
- a CDS encoding sensor histidine kinase: protein MQSEFPEIYIAIVTSTMLLLVLAGFIVIMVVLNQKKQLAQNQELNLLKERYEQELLRSQLEIQEATFGDIAQEIHDNIGQSLTFVSISLATAPITADTEAASYLDDCRKMLNKAITELADLSKGLHTDRIAEIGLVKAIQFELNKLERFNLFKTSFIFTDIRNLIDAKSEIIIFRIVQEVFNNILKHARAKILEVKIFREQDKIYLQITDDGIGFDPTSQLASTDQHKGLGLRNMKKRAMMIGGSFYINSVTNG, encoded by the coding sequence ATGCAATCTGAGTTTCCGGAAATCTATATCGCAATAGTAACGAGTACTATGCTTTTGCTGGTGCTGGCCGGTTTCATTGTTATTATGGTGGTACTCAATCAGAAGAAGCAGCTTGCCCAGAACCAGGAGCTGAACCTGTTGAAGGAGCGGTATGAGCAGGAGTTATTGCGTTCTCAGCTGGAGATACAGGAAGCTACTTTTGGAGATATTGCGCAAGAGATCCATGATAATATAGGTCAGTCGCTGACCTTTGTATCCATTTCACTCGCTACGGCGCCTATTACTGCTGATACGGAAGCGGCTTCTTACCTGGATGATTGCCGTAAGATGCTTAATAAGGCTATTACGGAGCTAGCTGACTTGTCCAAGGGATTACATACCGATCGTATTGCAGAAATTGGTCTTGTGAAAGCTATTCAATTTGAGCTGAATAAGCTAGAGAGGTTCAATTTGTTCAAAACTTCCTTTATTTTTACGGACATTCGCAACCTGATCGACGCCAAGAGTGAGATTATCATCTTTCGTATTGTACAGGAAGTTTTTAACAACATACTGAAGCACGCAAGAGCCAAGATACTGGAGGTTAAGATCTTCAGAGAGCAGGACAAGATTTACCTGCAGATCACCGATGATGGAATCGGGTTCGACCCCACCAGCCAGTTGGCATCTACTGATCAACACAAAGGGCTGGGATTGCGAAACATGAAAAAAAGGGCCATGATGATTGGCGGTTCTTTTTATATAAACAGTGTGACGAATGGCTGA